Proteins encoded together in one Formosa sp. Hel3_A1_48 window:
- a CDS encoding energy transducer TonB, producing MESKKNPKADVSRNGSIYFAVGLALMLFLTYSTLNYKTYDKSNIDIGKLNLDDELDEEIPIIEQIIPPPPPPPPPAAPEVIEVVEDEEEVEETVIESTETDQEEEIMEVEDVEVEEVIEDVEVPFAVIENVPEYPGCERGSNADKRKCMSDKIAKFVQRKFNTDLAGDLGLSGRQRISVIFKIDKNGNVTGVRSRAPHPRLEKEAARVINMLPKMKPGRQRGKPVIVPYSLPITFQVQD from the coding sequence ATGGAATCAAAGAAAAACCCAAAAGCAGATGTCAGTAGAAATGGCTCAATCTATTTCGCTGTTGGCTTGGCATTGATGTTGTTTTTAACGTACTCTACTCTTAATTACAAAACGTACGACAAATCTAATATCGACATTGGAAAACTTAATCTAGACGATGAACTTGACGAGGAAATCCCTATCATTGAACAAATTATTCCACCACCGCCACCACCTCCCCCTCCTGCGGCACCTGAAGTCATTGAAGTTGTAGAAGATGAGGAAGAAGTAGAAGAAACAGTGATCGAATCAACAGAAACTGATCAAGAGGAAGAGATCATGGAAGTCGAAGACGTTGAAGTCGAGGAAGTCATAGAAGATGTTGAGGTTCCTTTTGCTGTTATAGAGAATGTTCCAGAATATCCTGGATGCGAGCGCGGTTCAAACGCTGATAAAAGAAAATGCATGTCCGACAAAATCGCGAAGTTTGTTCAACGTAAGTTCAACACAGATTTAGCAGGCGACTTAGGGCTTTCTGGGCGCCAGCGAATAAGTGTCATTTTTAAAATTGATAAAAACGGAAATGTTACCGGTGTACGTTCAAGGGCACCACACCCTAGGTTAGAAAAAGAAGCAGCTAGAGTAATCAACATGCTGCCAAAAATGAAACCCGGTCGCCAAAGAGGAAAGCCAGTAATAGTACCTTATTCTTTACCGATTACTTTCCAAGTACAAGACTAG
- a CDS encoding retropepsin-like aspartic protease, with translation MTNKHSIEKILTENNFHKTKLHFTSSNHYKLIAKINGVKGWFILDTGASTTFVAKDLSKKYKLDYKETTIKAKGAGPEHIDANLSKNNRINLGKWQWKNCIIALIDLSPINTAFEAVNLAAVDVIIGADVLKNGSAVIDYDKNYLYMK, from the coding sequence TTGACAAATAAACACTCAATTGAGAAGATTTTAACTGAAAATAATTTTCACAAGACAAAACTTCACTTTACTTCAAGCAACCACTACAAGCTTATTGCAAAAATTAATGGCGTAAAAGGGTGGTTTATTTTGGATACTGGTGCTTCTACAACCTTTGTAGCTAAAGATTTATCAAAAAAATACAAGCTTGATTATAAAGAAACAACAATTAAAGCTAAAGGCGCTGGTCCTGAACATATTGATGCTAATCTATCTAAAAATAATCGAATAAATTTAGGCAAATGGCAATGGAAAAACTGCATCATCGCATTGATAGATTTGAGTCCAATCAATACGGCATTTGAAGCTGTAAATCTAGCTGCAGTAGATGTCATCATTGGGGCTGATGTATTGAAGAATGGAAGCGCGGTGATCGATTATGACAAGAATTATCTATACATGAAATAA
- a CDS encoding TatD family hydrolase — protein MIITDTHTHLYSESFEADQEQMISRALQAGVSRFFVPAIDSTYSEAMYALERKYPKLVFLMTGVHPTHVKEDYEAELEHVKKALESRTFVAIGEIGIDLYWDKTTLKQQQDAFRAQIQLAKHYQLPIVIHCREAFDEVFEILEEEKSEDLFGIFHCFTGTIEQAHQAISYNMKLGIGGVVTFRNGKIDQFLSQIDLKHIVLETDAPYLAPVPYRGKRNESAYIMEVLKKLSFIYEESEENIAKITTQNSRDIFKV, from the coding sequence ATGATAATAACGGACACCCATACGCATTTGTATAGCGAATCATTTGAAGCAGACCAAGAACAGATGATTTCAAGGGCACTTCAAGCAGGAGTATCTCGTTTTTTTGTACCAGCCATTGACTCTACTTATTCAGAGGCAATGTATGCCTTGGAGCGCAAATACCCAAAACTTGTCTTTTTGATGACAGGGGTACACCCAACTCATGTAAAAGAAGATTATGAGGCCGAGCTAGAGCATGTTAAAAAAGCTCTGGAATCTCGAACATTTGTAGCCATTGGCGAGATTGGAATTGATCTGTATTGGGATAAGACAACTTTAAAACAGCAACAGGATGCTTTTCGGGCTCAAATCCAATTGGCGAAACATTATCAACTCCCAATAGTAATCCATTGTAGAGAAGCATTTGATGAAGTTTTTGAAATTTTAGAAGAAGAAAAATCAGAAGATTTATTCGGTATTTTTCATTGTTTTACAGGAACAATTGAGCAGGCACATCAAGCTATTTCTTACAATATGAAACTAGGAATCGGAGGAGTTGTGACTTTTAGAAACGGAAAAATAGATCAGTTTTTATCACAAATCGATCTTAAGCACATTGTTTTGGAAACCGATGCTCCTTATTTGGCCCCTGTTCCTTACAGAGGTAAACGAAACGAAAGTGCTTACATTATGGAGGTTTTAAAAAAACTATCTTTTATTTATGAAGAAAGTGAGGAGAACATTGCCAAAATAACCACTCAAAACTCAAGGGATATTTTTAAAGTATAA
- a CDS encoding asparaginase, giving the protein MRANILLIYTGGTIGMIKNAQSEALQAFNFEHLLKSIPELKLINCSIDTLSFDTPIDSSNMNPLHWIHLAKTIENKYTEYDGFVVLHGSDTMSYSASALSFMLEHLNKPVIFTGSQLPIGDLRTDAKENLITSIQLASLQQNNTPVIREVGLYFEYKLYRGNRATKINADHFEAFASYNFPPLVTSGLKLQVQHDLLLKNFTQDKLKVHTSLDTNIALIKLFPGIQQAALKSILETPNLKGVVLETYGSGNATTEKWFLDLLSSAISKGIHIINVTQCSGGMVQLGHYETSKQMRDMGVISAKDMTTEATITKLMYLLGKRDVKGMFQLVFETSLRGELTEN; this is encoded by the coding sequence ATGCGCGCAAACATATTATTGATCTACACAGGAGGTACCATAGGAATGATTAAAAATGCACAGTCCGAGGCGCTTCAAGCGTTCAATTTTGAGCATTTATTAAAAAGTATTCCCGAGCTCAAGCTAATAAACTGTTCAATTGACACCTTATCTTTTGATACTCCAATCGATTCGTCTAATATGAATCCTTTACATTGGATACATTTGGCTAAAACTATTGAAAATAAGTACACAGAATATGATGGGTTTGTAGTGCTTCACGGGAGTGACACTATGAGTTATTCGGCATCAGCCTTGAGTTTTATGCTTGAACATTTGAACAAGCCAGTGATTTTTACAGGGTCCCAATTGCCTATTGGGGATTTGCGCACAGATGCCAAAGAAAACCTAATTACCTCTATACAGTTGGCCAGTTTACAACAGAACAACACGCCCGTAATAAGAGAAGTTGGGCTTTATTTTGAGTATAAATTATACAGAGGCAATAGAGCTACAAAAATAAATGCTGACCACTTCGAAGCCTTTGCTTCCTATAATTTCCCACCCCTAGTCACATCGGGATTAAAGCTTCAGGTGCAACACGATTTATTGTTAAAAAATTTCACACAGGACAAATTGAAAGTTCATACGTCTTTAGACACTAATATTGCTTTAATTAAACTTTTCCCTGGAATTCAGCAGGCAGCATTAAAATCTATTTTAGAAACCCCAAATCTAAAAGGGGTAGTTTTGGAAACCTATGGCTCGGGTAATGCCACTACTGAAAAGTGGTTTTTAGATCTGTTAAGTAGTGCAATTTCTAAGGGCATTCACATCATTAATGTAACTCAGTGCTCAGGAGGAATGGTGCAGCTGGGGCATTATGAAACCAGCAAGCAGATGCGCGATATGGGGGTGATTTCGGCTAAAGATATGACTACCGAGGCCACTATCACAAAGCTGATGTATTTGCTTGGTAAAAGAGATGTAAAGGGAATGTTTCAATTGGTTTTTGAAACATCTTTACGTGGAGAATTAACCGAAAATTAA
- a CDS encoding MotA/TolQ/ExbB proton channel family protein has translation MKKLFPILAIALTMAFGSVYASTNTNMNTTTTTIVSPVQDDASAEQVESLGFHQELKKRFIEGGPGFMGIVLLCLILGLAIAIERIIFLNLSTTNTKKLTEDVEEALASGGVEAAKEVCRNTKGPIASIFYQGLDRSNEDLDAAEKAVVAYGGVQMGQLEKNVSWISLFIALAPMLGFMGTVIGMIQAFDKIEAAGDMQPSLVAGGIKVALLTTVFGLIVAIILQIFYNYIIAKIDSIVNNMEDASISLMDILVKNKK, from the coding sequence ATGAAAAAATTATTTCCAATTCTAGCTATCGCCCTAACGATGGCATTCGGGTCTGTATACGCAAGTACAAACACGAACATGAACACAACGACAACAACAATTGTTAGTCCAGTTCAAGATGATGCTTCTGCTGAACAAGTAGAGTCTTTAGGATTTCATCAAGAACTTAAGAAACGATTTATTGAAGGTGGTCCTGGATTCATGGGCATCGTTTTGTTATGTCTTATTTTAGGATTAGCCATAGCAATCGAAAGAATTATTTTCTTGAACCTCTCAACAACAAATACTAAAAAGTTAACTGAAGATGTAGAAGAAGCACTAGCTTCTGGGGGTGTGGAAGCCGCTAAAGAAGTATGTAGAAACACCAAAGGGCCAATTGCATCAATTTTTTATCAAGGTCTTGATCGTTCCAATGAAGATTTAGACGCAGCTGAAAAAGCCGTTGTTGCTTATGGTGGTGTTCAAATGGGACAATTAGAAAAGAACGTTTCCTGGATTTCATTGTTTATTGCTTTGGCGCCAATGCTTGGTTTTATGGGAACTGTAATTGGGATGATTCAAGCATTCGATAAAATTGAAGCTGCTGGAGATATGCAGCCATCGCTTGTTGCTGGAGGGATTAAAGTAGCACTTCTAACAACAGTATTTGGTCTTATCGTTGCAATTATATTACAGATTTTTTACAACTATATTATAGCAAAAATTGATAGCATTGTAAATAACATGGAAGACGCTTCTATATCATTGATGGATATACTTGTAAAGAACAAAAAATAA
- a CDS encoding ExbD/TolR family protein, whose amino-acid sequence MAKRSAPEVNAGSMADIAFLLLIFFLVTTTIEKDSGINRKLPPMEEIEPPIIKQKNIFTVLLNGKDQLLVEDELMEIDDLRVAAVEFLDNNGDKTCDYCQGKKDPSSSDNPDKAIISLKNERETSYAAYISVQNELVAAYNVLRNRRALEIGPGRGFRDMNFVEMQKNYKDARFVGNKEKLKALIDQIKLEFPQKLSEVQ is encoded by the coding sequence ATGGCTAAACGATCTGCACCAGAAGTTAATGCAGGCTCAATGGCCGACATTGCTTTTTTATTGTTAATATTTTTCTTGGTAACAACGACCATAGAAAAGGATTCGGGCATCAATCGAAAACTTCCACCAATGGAAGAAATAGAACCACCAATTATCAAGCAGAAAAATATATTCACGGTATTATTAAACGGAAAAGATCAATTGCTCGTTGAAGATGAACTCATGGAAATTGACGACTTGCGCGTTGCTGCCGTAGAGTTTTTGGATAATAATGGCGATAAAACATGCGATTATTGTCAAGGTAAAAAAGACCCCTCTTCGTCTGATAACCCTGATAAAGCAATTATATCTTTGAAAAACGAACGCGAAACATCGTATGCTGCATATATATCAGTACAAAATGAATTGGTTGCTGCTTACAATGTTTTAAGAAACAGACGCGCATTAGAAATTGGTCCAGGGCGAGGATTCAGAGATATGAATTTTGTAGAAATGCAAAAAAATTATAAAGATGCTCGATTTGTTGGAAACAAAGAGAAACTCAAAGCATTGATTGATCAAATCAAGTTAGAGTTTCCTCAAAAACTATCGGAGGTACAGTAG
- a CDS encoding ExbD/TolR family protein, whose protein sequence is MSKFKKKKDGGLPAISTASLPDIVFMLLFFFMVATVMRENSLKIQNSLPVANQVEKLDKKNPVSYIYMGKPSSGYEKFGSEARIQLNDQFASLSEVSAFVSAERAALREELIPFLTIALKVDREANMGIVGDVKQELRKVNALKINYTTGVGDVSSNMN, encoded by the coding sequence ATGTCAAAATTTAAAAAGAAAAAAGACGGAGGACTTCCTGCAATTTCTACAGCTTCTCTTCCAGATATTGTATTCATGTTGCTGTTCTTCTTTATGGTTGCTACTGTGATGCGTGAGAACTCATTAAAAATACAAAATTCACTTCCCGTAGCTAATCAGGTTGAAAAACTAGACAAGAAAAATCCAGTGAGTTATATATACATGGGTAAACCAAGTTCAGGTTACGAAAAATTTGGATCAGAAGCCCGTATACAGCTCAACGATCAATTTGCCTCTCTATCTGAGGTTAGTGCATTTGTAAGCGCTGAAAGAGCTGCTTTGCGTGAGGAATTAATCCCTTTTTTAACGATAGCACTTAAGGTGGATCGAGAAGCAAATATGGGTATTGTTGGTGATGTTAAGCAAGAACTTAGAAAAGTTAATGCATTAAAAATAAACTATACAACTGGTGTTGGAGATGTTTCTTCTAATATGAATTAA
- a CDS encoding porin family protein, translated as MKYTIITGFFLIHFMGLWAQTTIGDSDALYREDQFYFGLTYNTFSDTPNSFSQSGFSPGLKLGFIRDFPINSKRTIAIALGLGYAFNTYSENIKITKLADVFQYEIVNANSFKKNRFSHHGIEIPLEFRWRTSSPQEYKFWRIYAGFKASYVFASNYLFENSAGRTRLDHLNLNPWQYGLTLSLGYNNWNGYLYYGLNPMFRDAYVDQDELELKSVKIGLMFYFL; from the coding sequence ATGAAATATACAATCATTACGGGCTTTTTTTTAATTCATTTTATGGGTCTTTGGGCACAAACCACTATTGGCGACTCTGACGCATTGTACAGAGAAGATCAATTTTATTTTGGACTTACCTATAATACATTTTCAGATACACCAAATAGTTTCAGTCAATCCGGATTTTCACCAGGACTTAAATTGGGGTTCATTAGAGATTTTCCCATCAACTCCAAACGTACAATTGCAATTGCCCTTGGATTAGGCTATGCGTTCAATACATATTCTGAAAATATTAAGATTACTAAATTGGCTGATGTTTTTCAGTATGAAATTGTAAATGCCAACTCGTTCAAGAAAAATAGATTTTCTCATCACGGGATTGAGATTCCACTCGAGTTTCGTTGGCGCACATCAAGTCCTCAAGAATATAAATTTTGGAGAATATACGCCGGGTTTAAGGCTAGCTATGTTTTTGCGTCAAATTACCTTTTTGAAAACAGTGCGGGGAGAACAAGATTAGACCATCTAAACCTTAATCCTTGGCAATATGGTTTGACACTTAGTTTAGGATACAACAATTGGAATGGATACTTGTATTATGGGTTAAATCCTATGTTTAGAGATGCCTATGTTGATCAAGATGAATTAGAATTAAAATCCGTTAAAATCGGTTTAATGTTTTACTTTTTGTAA